Proteins encoded together in one Tenuifilum sp. 4138str window:
- a CDS encoding PorP/SprF family type IX secretion system membrane protein — MKKIFLVIFGVAAFGAATLKAQQEPIFTHYLHNPVSINPAIAGTVRNLNMSMLSRLQWVGLEGAPTTLSYSAHMPWPDKKIGVGLNLMSDNTWPLSNTHFSGSYAYRLRVTDDITLSLGIKGGFTYYHASVTNLDVVNPDDPAFTQNEKRFYPNIGVGAYIYSYQFYAGLSLPRMLQTSFNRKFDKTLKSPLYIIGGYNYELNSDWVLMPSMLAGAMIGVPMTCDITAQALYKGQFYFGAHYRIGDAFGIFFDMKLKHDISVGYAFDFSLNKLSRINTGTHELMISYSFAPKWKF; from the coding sequence ATGAAAAAGATATTTTTAGTGATCTTTGGAGTTGCTGCCTTTGGGGCAGCAACTCTAAAAGCTCAACAGGAACCAATTTTTACCCATTACCTGCATAACCCGGTTTCAATAAATCCAGCCATTGCAGGTACCGTCCGTAACCTGAATATGAGCATGTTATCGCGACTGCAATGGGTAGGACTGGAAGGTGCACCTACCACTCTGAGCTACTCTGCACATATGCCCTGGCCCGATAAAAAAATTGGCGTTGGGCTGAATCTTATGAGCGATAACACTTGGCCTTTGAGTAATACCCATTTTTCAGGCTCCTATGCTTATCGCCTCAGGGTAACTGACGATATTACACTTTCGCTTGGTATAAAAGGGGGCTTCACCTATTACCATGCATCGGTTACCAATCTCGATGTGGTTAACCCCGATGACCCTGCGTTTACCCAGAATGAAAAACGCTTTTATCCAAATATCGGAGTTGGGGCTTACATTTACTCATACCAGTTCTATGCAGGGCTATCGCTTCCTCGAATGCTCCAAACATCCTTCAACCGTAAATTCGATAAAACCCTTAAAAGCCCGTTATATATCATAGGAGGGTATAATTATGAGCTTAATTCCGATTGGGTACTTATGCCCTCAATGCTGGCCGGTGCAATGATTGGAGTGCCAATGACATGCGATATTACAGCTCAGGCTCTTTATAAGGGACAATTCTATTTTGGAGCCCATTACCGCATTGGCGATGCTTTTGGGATCTTCTTCGATATGAAATTGAAACACGATATCTCCGTTGGCTATGCATTCGACTTCTCGTTGAATAAACTATCAAGAATCAATACAGGTACCCATGAGCTAATGATTTCATACTCATTTGCTCCGAAGTGGAAGTTTTAA
- a CDS encoding DUF362 domain-containing protein translates to MAYKISDDCTACGTCIDECPVEAISAGDIYKIDPEICTDCGSCADVCPVEAIHPA, encoded by the coding sequence ATGGCATACAAAATTTCTGACGATTGCACCGCTTGCGGTACCTGTATCGATGAGTGCCCTGTTGAAGCGATTTCAGCTGGTGATATTTACAAGATTGACCCTGAAATTTGCACTGACTGTGGCTCATGCGCTGACGTTTGTCCTGTTGAGGCAATTCACCCCGCATAG
- a CDS encoding glycosyltransferase yields MEPETQKRVLLSPLAWGLGHATRIIPVIHELSHKGYLITVATNNELGALIKNNCPYSEIINFYSPKMKLGTGRASVLNLLSFLVKLPFVTIIEHFKLKRLLKGKSFTLIVSDNRYGFRSSKTKSVIITHQLRVIPPKPFGFLKHLGENVIRHLLSRFDEVWVPDFNNTTRIAGMLSEPNGLTNLRYIGPISRFNGITVKQLNPQWDVMVIASGPEPQKTEFINFLIFCLSELNFKTLILKGNPLKINSWETIGNLTFAGSLGNDEMAMAIKNSKYVISRSGYSTIMDLVYLNKGAILIPTPGQTEQKYLAHRMNELGWFKTVNQKELSKELLLALLDQTIPTPPHFTPNKVLAFIE; encoded by the coding sequence ATGGAACCGGAAACACAAAAGAGAGTATTGCTATCGCCACTTGCATGGGGATTAGGCCATGCTACAAGAATTATCCCTGTCATTCATGAACTTTCACATAAGGGTTATTTAATAACTGTTGCTACAAATAATGAACTTGGTGCGCTAATTAAAAATAATTGCCCCTATTCTGAAATAATTAACTTTTACTCTCCCAAAATGAAACTGGGAACGGGGAGGGCAAGTGTATTAAATCTGCTATCATTTCTCGTAAAACTTCCGTTTGTAACAATAATAGAGCATTTCAAACTGAAAAGGCTTTTAAAAGGTAAAAGCTTTACCCTCATCGTTTCCGACAACCGGTATGGGTTCCGATCGTCCAAAACTAAATCGGTCATAATCACACACCAGCTTAGAGTTATACCACCTAAACCGTTTGGTTTTCTTAAACATTTGGGTGAAAACGTTATTCGACACTTACTTAGCAGATTCGATGAGGTATGGGTTCCTGACTTTAATAATACTACCCGTATAGCCGGAATGCTCTCAGAGCCAAATGGATTAACTAATTTACGATATATTGGTCCTATTTCAAGGTTCAATGGGATCACCGTAAAACAGTTGAACCCTCAATGGGATGTAATGGTTATTGCATCGGGCCCTGAGCCACAAAAAACTGAGTTCATTAATTTTCTTATATTCTGTTTAAGTGAACTTAATTTTAAAACCCTAATACTAAAGGGTAATCCTCTTAAAATAAACAGCTGGGAAACTATTGGAAATTTAACATTTGCAGGAAGTCTAGGTAACGACGAAATGGCTATGGCCATTAAAAACTCCAAGTATGTAATAAGCCGAAGCGGTTACAGCACCATTATGGATTTAGTATACCTAAACAAGGGAGCCATTTTGATCCCAACTCCGGGACAAACAGAACAGAAGTACCTAGCACACAGAATGAATGAGCTGGGTTGGTTTAAAACAGTTAACCAAAAAGAACTTTCAAAAGAATTACTGTTAGCCCTCCTAGATCAAACTATTCCAACGCCACCACACTTTACCCCTAATAAAGTTCTTGCCTTTATTGAATAA
- a CDS encoding radical SAM protein, which produces MGTFLFDSIVFGPVKSRRLGVSLGINLLPTNQKICSFDCIYCECGWTDSMATLDYPTLSEVEQSLESKLVEMMKTGELPDVITFAGNGEPTLHPEFPSIIDSTITLRDKYCPSAKIAVLSNSTLIHDTHIFESLLKVDQNILKLDSVFPETIEILNQPLYKIEISSLIENLKRFSGRCTIQTLFVKGTFKGKAIDNTTDAEVDAWLKAIQEIKPKDVMIYTIARETPTDTLHKIPLSTLQGIARKVERLGIKTQVSG; this is translated from the coding sequence ATGGGTACTTTCCTTTTCGATAGTATTGTTTTTGGACCTGTTAAAAGCCGAAGGCTTGGGGTTTCGTTGGGAATTAACCTTTTGCCTACAAACCAAAAAATTTGCTCATTCGACTGTATTTACTGTGAGTGTGGCTGGACCGACTCAATGGCTACCCTTGACTACCCAACATTATCGGAGGTTGAGCAATCGCTTGAATCAAAACTGGTTGAAATGATGAAAACGGGCGAACTACCCGATGTTATAACCTTTGCTGGCAACGGGGAACCTACTCTACATCCCGAGTTCCCATCAATAATTGACTCTACTATTACCTTACGGGATAAGTATTGTCCTTCGGCAAAAATTGCTGTTCTATCAAACTCAACCCTAATTCACGATACTCACATTTTTGAGAGCTTACTAAAGGTTGATCAAAACATTCTGAAGCTCGACTCAGTTTTTCCTGAAACCATTGAAATTTTGAATCAACCCTTGTACAAAATAGAGATTAGCAGTTTAATAGAAAATCTAAAACGATTTAGCGGTCGTTGTACCATACAAACGCTTTTTGTGAAAGGGACATTTAAGGGCAAAGCTATTGACAATACAACCGATGCTGAGGTGGATGCCTGGCTTAAAGCCATTCAGGAAATTAAGCCAAAGGATGTGATGATATACACCATTGCTCGCGAAACACCCACTGATACCCTTCACAAAATTCCACTATCAACATTACAGGGTATTGCCAGAAAAGTTGAAAGATTAGGCATAAAAACTCAGGTGTCGGGTTGA
- a CDS encoding amidohydrolase family protein, whose protein sequence is MKRFGANYIFPVCGPPIRNGLVETNDTGEILRIIEPDSDFREIHSTQFFNGVIVPGFINAHCHLELSHLKGLKAKKPGIAGFIEAVTEQRESNQEHISKSIADAINQAYKSGTVAIADICNSASTLPHKQKSDLYFHNFIELFGINPDVAEKTFSQGLIVYNDFTKHYPESTSLTPHSTYSLSEKLWEIISEYLNEKGGEIVSIHYGESRAEYEFLATGNGPLFHRYKNSNIPFIVPSGKSPISVITGYIPKQAQALLVHNTFASPDEILSLNRWFHSLTLVTCPESNLLIENAIPPLDKFELKGLNIAIGTDSLASASSLSILNQILIIQKQLPSVDFHTTIKWATINGAKALNIDNKYGTIEVGKKPGLVLVDHFDFTKMRPTEKSVAKRLI, encoded by the coding sequence ATGAAGCGTTTTGGGGCTAACTATATTTTTCCGGTATGTGGTCCACCCATTCGTAACGGGTTAGTTGAAACCAACGACACTGGTGAAATTTTAAGGATAATTGAGCCCGATTCAGATTTCCGTGAAATACACTCCACTCAGTTCTTCAACGGGGTAATTGTTCCTGGCTTTATAAATGCCCACTGTCACCTAGAACTGTCACACCTTAAGGGGCTTAAGGCAAAGAAACCCGGCATTGCAGGGTTCATTGAGGCTGTAACTGAACAGCGAGAATCGAACCAAGAGCACATTTCCAAAAGCATTGCCGATGCCATAAATCAAGCATATAAAAGCGGAACGGTTGCTATTGCCGATATTTGTAATTCTGCTTCAACTTTACCCCATAAGCAAAAATCAGATCTATACTTTCATAACTTTATTGAGCTCTTTGGTATTAATCCAGATGTGGCTGAGAAAACATTTAGCCAAGGGCTAATTGTTTATAACGACTTTACTAAACATTACCCTGAAAGCACTAGCTTAACCCCTCATTCAACCTATTCACTTTCAGAAAAACTCTGGGAAATTATTTCCGAATATTTAAACGAAAAAGGGGGGGAAATTGTAAGTATCCACTACGGTGAAAGCAGAGCAGAATACGAATTTTTAGCCACAGGAAACGGCCCGCTTTTTCATCGGTATAAAAATTCAAACATCCCCTTTATAGTTCCTTCAGGTAAAAGCCCAATATCCGTAATCACTGGTTATATCCCTAAACAAGCTCAAGCATTGCTCGTGCACAACACTTTTGCAAGCCCCGATGAAATCTTATCGCTAAACAGATGGTTTCACAGTTTAACCCTAGTCACTTGCCCCGAATCGAATCTTTTAATTGAAAACGCAATTCCACCGCTCGATAAGTTTGAATTGAAGGGCCTTAATATTGCCATTGGCACCGATAGCTTAGCGTCGGCAAGTTCGCTCTCAATTCTCAACCAAATACTGATTATTCAAAAACAATTACCCTCCGTTGATTTTCATACTACCATAAAGTGGGCAACAATTAATGGTGCAAAAGCGTTAAACATTGACAACAAGTATGGTACTATTGAAGTTGGTAAGAAACCCGGTTTAGTTTTAGTTGACCACTTTGACTTTACCAAAATGCGACCAACGGAAAAGAGTGTAGCAAAACGTCTAATATAG
- a CDS encoding DUF4296 domain-containing protein, whose product MRRTVSLILVSIFSLLSCNKGYIIPERDMVKILTKIFITDGVTSSPPHNILYGHDSIDYYEPILKSYGYTTAQFDSSVKYYSRNTEKFDIIFDKVVMELTRMRDKLEETSKSDTLDRNSDSSDNLWPHKTRWNMAIEYSTNPSLGFDIPVVDLGDYTISFDAQFFPDDEGVNVRHYIFFYFDDGTPIGVRENPVFATYVKDGNVHSYSYKLTLTDKQITHLKGWLYDSGNSTSNFKRNAIFSNLKVTYSPRNFDKLDSIDTRNVKVIKKLIKKAQPL is encoded by the coding sequence ATGAGAAGAACGGTCTCCCTTATTTTAGTTTCAATATTCTCTTTACTTTCCTGTAATAAAGGCTACATCATTCCTGAAAGGGACATGGTAAAAATTCTCACAAAGATTTTTATAACCGATGGCGTTACAAGTTCACCACCCCACAACATCCTTTATGGCCATGACTCAATTGATTACTACGAGCCCATCCTAAAATCGTACGGCTACACAACCGCTCAGTTCGACAGTTCCGTTAAGTACTACTCAAGGAATACGGAAAAATTCGATATCATTTTCGACAAGGTGGTGATGGAATTGACCCGAATGAGAGACAAACTAGAGGAAACCTCAAAGTCCGACACGCTTGATAGGAATTCGGATAGCAGCGACAACCTATGGCCCCATAAAACACGCTGGAATATGGCTATAGAGTATTCCACTAACCCATCGCTGGGGTTCGATATACCTGTGGTTGACCTTGGTGATTACACCATTTCGTTCGATGCCCAGTTCTTTCCCGATGATGAAGGGGTAAACGTACGACACTACATCTTTTTCTACTTTGACGATGGTACGCCGATTGGAGTGAGAGAAAATCCCGTTTTTGCCACCTATGTAAAAGATGGAAACGTTCATAGCTATAGCTACAAGCTAACGCTTACCGACAAGCAAATTACTCACCTCAAGGGTTGGCTGTACGACTCAGGCAACTCAACCTCAAACTTTAAGCGTAATGCAATTTTCAGTAACCTAAAGGTTACATACTCGCCCCGAAATTTTGACAAGCTTGATTCCATTGATACCCGAAATGTCAAGGTAATTAAAAAGTTGATTAAGAAGGCTCAACCGTTATGA
- a CDS encoding PorP/SprF family type IX secretion system membrane protein has translation MKMISSLKPGKLILALLLIISIPFTGNTQQVPHFSQFMFNPYLYNPAIAGTLNHYQIRGNNRNQWVGINDAPFSVSASVYGPFTKYDMGWGAYITNDVTGPTAKTNFMGTYAYNMMLDESGLRISGGISFGMMLYRLDGTKLSLGEEPDPRYDPAIIQATKTVVSPDASIGFYLYSTSYHVGIAAHQLFGQRLRFYPEPVGTSRLKQHLLLSGGYWVNLNRNMEVETSALLKYMFGSPMQFELNGKYTYIQKGYNVWGGLSLRWKDALSVMVGVTWQKRYLLGYSFDWSLLGIKKYNSGSHEVMFGYNFDKLK, from the coding sequence ATGAAAATGATATCATCACTTAAACCCGGGAAACTAATTCTAGCATTACTGCTAATTATTTCTATCCCATTTACAGGGAATACCCAGCAGGTTCCCCACTTCTCCCAGTTTATGTTCAACCCATACCTGTACAATCCGGCCATTGCTGGGACCCTGAATCACTACCAGATTAGGGGAAACAATCGTAATCAGTGGGTGGGAATAAACGATGCGCCTTTCTCGGTTAGCGCCAGTGTTTATGGTCCATTCACCAAGTACGACATGGGATGGGGTGCATACATCACAAACGATGTTACGGGGCCAACCGCAAAAACAAACTTCATGGGTACTTATGCCTATAATATGATGCTTGATGAATCGGGACTCAGGATATCAGGAGGTATTTCGTTTGGCATGATGCTTTACAGGCTCGATGGTACAAAACTTAGTTTGGGCGAAGAACCTGATCCACGGTACGATCCCGCAATAATTCAGGCCACCAAAACGGTAGTATCACCCGATGCTTCAATTGGTTTTTACCTATACAGTACCTCTTACCACGTTGGAATTGCCGCTCACCAACTCTTTGGACAGCGTTTGAGGTTTTACCCTGAACCAGTTGGAACAAGCCGATTGAAACAGCACTTGCTACTTAGTGGCGGTTACTGGGTAAACCTAAATCGAAACATGGAGGTAGAAACATCAGCATTATTAAAATACATGTTCGGTAGCCCTATGCAGTTCGAGCTGAACGGGAAATATACATATATCCAAAAGGGGTATAATGTATGGGGGGGATTATCGCTTCGTTGGAAGGATGCACTTTCTGTAATGGTTGGGGTTACATGGCAAAAGCGTTATTTGCTGGGGTACTCGTTTGACTGGAGCTTGCTTGGGATAAAAAAGTATAACTCTGGTTCACATGAGGTGATGTTTGGTTACAACTTCGATAAGCTAAAATAA